The genomic interval AAAGGTATCCATTGTGTCTGTTTCCCTTCTCGCCTCTCCACCGCATTTTGGACATTTGGTTTTTAGAAATGTTTTTGAAGTTAGAAGCGGTGAACCTCCTTCACCTGTAAATTCCACATCGTCCGGGAGTTCAACAGGTAAATCCTCATAGGGAACAGGCACAATACCACATTTATCGCAGTAAATTATAGGGATAGGTGTTCCCCAATACCTCTGTCTTGAAATGCCCCAGTCTTTTAATTTATAGGTTATTGCTGCTCTTCCCAGACCATTTTTTTCAAGCCATTGATTCATCTTCTTTTTTGCTTCTTCTGTTTTTAACCCTGAAAATTCCCCTGAATTTATAAGGTAACCATACTCTGTAAACGCTTTTTCAAGCTCTCCCTTATAAACAAAATCCTTTTCTGGCGCAATTACAGGGACAATCTCAAGCCCATACTTCTTTGCGAATTCAAAATCCCTTTCATCGTGAGCAGGAACACTCATAACTGCCCCTGTGCCATACTCTGCAAGAACAAAGTTAGCAAGGTAAATAGGAACCTCTTTGCCATTAAATGGGTTTACTGCGTAAAACCCTGTAAACTGCCCCAACTTCTCAGATGTCTGGAGCCTCTCTTCCCTTGACATTTTGTTAATCTTTTCAACAAACACCTTAACTTCGTCTGCCTTATCTCCTTTTTTAATAAAGGTTTTCACTATTTCATGGTTGGGAGCAACGCACACAAAGGTACAGCCAAAGATTGTGTCAACCCTTGTTGTAAATACTTCAATATCTTCATCAATCCCTTTCACCTTAAACTTAACAATGCTCCCTTCACTTCTCCCTATCCAGTTTTTCTGCATCTCTTTTACATTTTCAGGCCAGCCTTCAAGCTTATCAAGGTTATCAAGCAATCTGTCAGCATAATCTGTTATCCTTATAAACCACTGCTCTAACTCCCTCTGTTCAACCTCGGAATCACATCTCCAGCACTTTCCCCCCTCAGCCTGCTCGTTTGCAAGAACTGTATTGCAGGAAGGACACCAGTTAACAGACCTTTTGCTTCTGTATGCAAGCCCTTTTTCATACATTTTCAGGAAAAACCACTGATTCCACTTATAGTATTCAGGGAAACAGGTTGCTATCTCCCTATCCCAATCGTAAGAAAATCCAAGATTTTTCAACTGCTTTCTCATCATTTCAATATGGTTTACTGTGTGCACTCTCGGATGATCTCCCCTCTTTATTGCAGCATTTTCAGCAGGCAAACCGAAAGCATCCCAGCCCATTGGGTGAAGAACATTATAACCATTC from Thermotomaculum hydrothermale carries:
- the leuS gene encoding leucine--tRNA ligase: MAYNFESVETKWREKWEKENPYKVDVDKNKKKFYCLEMLPYPSGRIHMGHVRNYSIGDVVARYLTMNGYNVLHPMGWDAFGLPAENAAIKRGDHPRVHTVNHIEMMRKQLKNLGFSYDWDREIATCFPEYYKWNQWFFLKMYEKGLAYRSKRSVNWCPSCNTVLANEQAEGGKCWRCDSEVEQRELEQWFIRITDYADRLLDNLDKLEGWPENVKEMQKNWIGRSEGSIVKFKVKGIDEDIEVFTTRVDTIFGCTFVCVAPNHEIVKTFIKKGDKADEVKVFVEKINKMSREERLQTSEKLGQFTGFYAVNPFNGKEVPIYLANFVLAEYGTGAVMSVPAHDERDFEFAKKYGLEIVPVIAPEKDFVYKGELEKAFTEYGYLINSGEFSGLKTEEAKKKMNQWLEKNGLGRAAITYKLKDWGISRQRYWGTPIPIIYCDKCGIVPVPYEDLPVELPDDVEFTGEGGSPLLTSKTFLKTKCPKCGGEARRETDTMDTFVDSSWYYFRYIDPKNNNEPFSKEKVEYWSPVDLYIGGIEHATMHLIYTRFFTMFLHDLGLVPVEEPVVRLLTQGMVIKDGRKMSKSLGNVVDPDEMIKKYGADAVRVFMLFAAPPEKEIDWQDQGAEGALRFLTRIWNFGEENAELIKAETSLKINELSSSGKELLKKLHKTIKKVSEDIEKRIHLNTAIASLMELFNSLSSFKPENKMDEIAVKGVFHGLVKMLMPFAPHICSEMGEIYGIDIAKWPEFNKELAKDETFTLIVQINGKVKGRVEVDAGIDGDTAFELAIKDSKVAKAIEGKAVVKKIYIPNRLLNIVVK